Genomic segment of Deltaproteobacteria bacterium:
CGGAACTTGAACTGCTCGGGCGCATTACAGTGCGCACAGAAGTCTTCGGCGGCAAACCCATCATTCGCGACATGCGCGTCGCGGTGGAGCACATCCTGGGAATGCTGGCGGCGGGAGATACCCCAGAGACCATTCTCAAGGAATATCCGGTCCTGGAGGCAGAGGATATCCAGGCATGCCTGCTCTTTGCCCACCGCTCACTCACGGGCGAGCAGATACATGAGCGTGTGCCGGTC
This window contains:
- a CDS encoding DUF433 domain-containing protein; translation: MATELELLGRITVRTEVFGGKPIIRDMRVAVEHILGMLAAGDTPETILKEYPVLEAEDIQACLLFAHRSLTGEQIHERVPVR